Proteins from a genomic interval of Cydia amplana chromosome 8, ilCydAmpl1.1, whole genome shotgun sequence:
- the LOC134650454 gene encoding histidine-rich glycoprotein-like, which yields MHIKVLCFFALIAAAAAQHGHHAHSSQHISKHDEHPQEVTIKDHHGHEKHVDYYTHPKYKFEYKVNDEHTGDHKTQNEHREGDSVHGFYSLHEPDGSDRHVHYHSDHHTGFHADVKHSTHHIVPHHHHHHVICLAAAVLVVAAQNEHEHKIAHSSQYITRHDGPVLKAYIKEHKHEHSHEHKHEHGQENSHEQNHEHSHEHWHELKHEDSHENKHEHGYEHWHEQKHEHGHEHGHEHWHEEKHEHNHEHKHEHGLEHWHEHKHGHGHEQSHEHKHEHKHEPAHSSQHISKHDGHAEIVTIKDHHGHEKHVDYYTHPKYEFKYEVEDKHTGDHKTQHEHRDGDVVKGFYSLHEPDGSLRDVHYHSDKKTGFHADIKHSTHHIVPEHHHHH from the exons GTCCTTTGTTTTTTCGCCCTTATAGCAGCGGCGGCTGCTCAGCATGGACACCACGCGCACTCCTCGCAGCACATCTCTAAGCACGATGAACATCCTCAAGAGGTCACCATCAAGGATCACCACGGACACGAGAAGCACGTCGACTATTAC ACTCACCCCAAATACAAGTTCGAGTATAAAGTGAACGACGAGCACACCGGCGACCACAAGACGCAGAACGAGCACCGCGAGGGAGACTCCGTGCATGGTTTCTACAGCCTGCACGAGCCCGACGGCTCTGACAGACATGTCCACTACCACAGTGACCATCACACCGG TTTCCACGCCGATGTCAAGCACAGCACCCACCACATCGTTCCTCATCATCACCATCACCAT GTAATATGTTTGGCTGCTGCAGTACTTGTGGTCGCAGCACAAAATGAGCACGAGCATAAAATTGCGCATTCTTCGCAGTACATAACACGCCATGACGGCCCAGTGCTAAAGGCGTATATAAAAGAGCATAAACATGAGCATAGCCATGAGCATAAACATGAGCATGGACAAGAGAATAGCCACGAGCAAAATCATGAGCACAGCCATGAGCACTGGCACGAGCTGAAACATGAAGATAGTCATGAAAACAAGCATGAGCATGGATACGAGCACTGGCATGAGCAGAAACATGAGCATGGACATGAACATGGACACGAACACTGGCACGAAGAGAAACATGAGCACAACCATGAACACAAGCATGAGCATGGGCTCGAGCATTGGCATGAACACAAACATGGGCATGGACACGAGCAAAGCCATGAGCACAAGCATGAGCACAAACACGAACCTGCCCATTCCTCACAGCACATCTCCAAGCACGACGGACATGCGGAAATCGTCACCATCAAGGACCATCACGGACACGAGAAACATGTTGACTACTAT ACGCATCCCAAGTACGAGTTCAAGTACGAGGTGGAGGACAAGCACACGGGCGACCACAAGACGCAGCACGAGCACCGCGACGGCGACGTCGTCAAGGGCTTCTACAGCCTGCACGAGCCCGACGGCTCCCTCAGGGACGTGCACTACCACAGTGACAAAAAGACTGG ttTCCATGCTGACATCAAACACAGCACCCACCACATCGTTCCTGAGCACCATCACCACCACTGA
- the LOC134650264 gene encoding uncharacterized protein LOC134650264: MTHQSTLPITSLENFSGGNWRSYEEQLNCYMLLHDISEDKKVPLLITKLTSNVYDTLSGLCAPDIPIKSTYEDLCKKLQEFYHPKINLAVHRARFMDRKQEEGETIKEYLLAVRKLAKDCDFKDVDEHLKERLLNGVHNETIRYEVLKMADATLAKLTAVAETAEMAFKLSAKPVDVFKLSTDRGKVSLQPQKKRQQQQQQSKCLCCGKTGHWKDQCTLRFKYCSECGRKGHIFRLCPLKKPSLKTVVCSEEKEDVCETNELDDMYQTLNLG; the protein is encoded by the exons atgacacACCAGTCAACGCTCCCTATTACTAGCTTAGAAAATTTCAGTGGTGGAAATTGGAGAAGTTATGAGGAGCAACTCAATTGTTACATGTTATTGCATGATATCTCGGAAGACAAAAAGGTTCCGCTCTTAATAACGAAATTAACAAGTAACGTGTATGACACATTGTCAGGGTTATGTGCCCCAGATATACCAATTAAAAGTACATATGAGGATCTATGTAAAAAACTGCAAGAATTTTATCACCCCAAAATAAATCTAGCAGTGCACAGAGCGAGATTCATGGACAGGAAACAAGAAGAAGGAGAAACGATAAAAGAATACCTGTTAGCTGTTCGCAAACTGGCTAAAGACTGCGATTTCAAGGATGTAGATGAACATTTAAAAGAAAGACTGTTGAATGGCGTTCACAACGAGACAATCAGATATGAAGTATTGAAGATGGCCGATGCGACTCTGGCAAAGTTAACAGCAGTGGCGGAGACAGCAGAGATGGCTTTTAAACTATCGGCCAAGCCAGTTGATGTGTTCAAGCTCTCAACGGATCGTGGGAAAGTGAGTCTACAGCCTCAAAAAAAgcggcaacaacaacaacaacagtcaAAGTGCCTGTGTTGCGGCAAGACAGGACATTGGAAGGATCAGTGCACCTTGCGCTTTAAGTACTGTTCGGAATGTGGCAGGAAGGGACACATATTTAGGCTATGCCCCCTAAAGAAACCAAGCCTGAAAACTGTGGTTTGCTCCGAAGAAAAAGAAGATGTTTGTGAAACTAATGAACTAGATGACATGTATCAGACGCTTAATTTGGGGt GA
- the LOC134650455 gene encoding histidine-rich glycoprotein-like produces the protein MNMYQSLVGLRTKLNKPQHKMYSKVFCLATLLAVAAAHYGHSSQYISRHDGPAHLVPIHGHHGHHDHDYYAYPKYEFEYKVDDPHTGDHKTQHEHRDGDVVKGFYSLHEPDGSIRHVHYHGDKHSGFHADVKHSTHHIVPHHGHHVFFAAITLAVALARPQDGHHHGHGHAYSSQSIVLHQSHGHEHGHNHHEHHSAPQQIGIEKKHEEHHQDYYAHPKYEFEYKVEDPHTGDKKSHHESRDGDVVKGYYSLHEADGTIRIVHYSADKHSGFNAEVKREGHAKHNSAGMYQSAVVFSSIRTKDNNPKFIMYSKVLCLASLLAVAAAHYGHGHGHGHAFSSQHISRHDGPAHVVPIHGHGHHGHDHGHDHVDYYAYPKYEFEYKVDDPHTGDHKTQHEHRDGDVVKGFYSLHEPDGSIRHVHYHGDKHSGFHADVKHETHHIVPEKHHHHY, from the exons ATGAATATGTATCAGTCACTTGTTGGACTTAGGACAAAGCTAAACAAACCACAACACAAAATGTACTCCaag GTGTTTTGCCTCGCTACCCTGCTGGCTGTGGCTGCCGCCCACTACGGTCACTCGTCCCAGTACATCTCTCGCCACGACGGGCCGGCGCATCTCGTGCCCATCCACGGACACCATGGCCATCACGACCATGACTACTAC GCTTACCCTAAATACGAGTTCGAGTACAAAGTAGACGACCCGCACACGGGCGACCACAAGACCCAGCACGAGCACCGCGACGGTGACGTCGTTAAGGGCTTCTACAGCCTGCACGAGCCCGACGGTTCCATCAGACACGTGCACTACCACGGCGACAAGCACTCCGG ATTCCACGCTGACGTTAAGCACAGCACCCACCACATCGTGCCCCACCATGGCCACCAT GTATTCTTTGCCGCCATTACCCTGGCCGTGGCCTTAGCTAGGCCTCAGGATGGACACCATCACGGGCACGGTCACGCATACTCCTCTCAGAGCATAGTGCTTCACCAAAGCCATGGACATGAGCACGGGCATAATCACCATGAACACCATTCTGCTCCGCAGCAGATTGGTATCGAGAAGAAACATGAGGAACACCACCAAGATTATTAT GCGCACCCTAAATACGAGTTCGAGTACAAGGTGGAGGACCCGCACACCGGCGACAAGAAGTCCCACCACGAGTCCCGCGACGGCGACGTCGTGAAGGGCTACTACAGCCTTCATGAGGCTGATGGCACCATCAGGATTGTGCACTACTCCGCCGACAAACACAGCGG aTTTAACGCTGAAGTCAAGAGGGAAGGTCACGCTAAGCAT AATTCGGCAGGTATGTATCAGTCAGCAGTTGTGTTTAGCTCCATTAGGACAAAAGACAATAATCCTAAATTCATAATGTACTCTAAg GTCCTGTGCCTCGCCTCCCTCTTGGCCGTCGCCGCCGCCCACTACGGGCACGGGCACGGGCACGGGCACGCGTTCTCCTCGCAGCACATCTCCCGCCACGACGGGCCCGCGCACGTCGTGCCCATCCACGGTCACGGTCACCATGGCCATGACCACGGTCACGACCATGTCGACTACTAC GCTTACCCTAAGTACGAGTTCGAGTACAAAGTAGACGACCCGCATACCGGCGACCACAAGACCCAGCACGAGCACCGCGATGGTGATGTCGTCAAGGGCTTCTACAGCCTGCACGAGCCCGACGGTTCCATCAGACACGTGCACTACCACGGCGATAAGCACTCTGG TTTCCATGCTGACGTGAAACACGAAACCCACCACATCGTGCCCGAGAAACACCACCACCACTACTAA
- the LOC134650302 gene encoding cuticle protein 19-like — protein sequence MYTKVFFAAITLAVALARPQDGHHHGHGHAYSSQSIVLHQSHGHEHGHNHHEHHSAPQQIGIEKKHEEHHQDYYAHPKYEFEYKVEDPHTGDKKSHHESRDGDVVKGYYSLHEADGTIRIVHYSADKHSGFNAEVKREGHAKHVIPVHHH from the exons ATGTACACAAAG GTATTCTTTGCCGCCATTACCCTGGCCGTGGCCTTAGCTAGGCCTCAGGATGGACACCATCACGGGCACGGTCACGCATACTCCTCTCAGAGCATAGTGCTTCACCAAAGCCATGGACATGAGCACGGGCATAATCACCATGAACACCATTCTGCTCCGCAGCAGATTGGTATCGAGAAGAAACATGAGGAACACCACCAAGATTATTAT GCGCACCCTAAATACGAGTTCGAGTACAAGGTGGAGGACCCGCACACCGGCGACAAGAAGTCCCACCACGAGTCCCGCGACGGCGACGTCGTGAAGGGCTACTACAGCCTTCATGAGGCTGATGGCACCATCAGGATTGTGCACTACTCCGCCGACAAACACAGCGG aTTTAACGCTGAAGTCAAGAGGGAAGGTCACGCTAAGCATGTAATCCCTGTCCATCATCATTGA